In the genome of Achromobacter sp. MFA1 R4, the window CCCGGCCGAAAAGAAGGCGATCGACACGATCCTGGACGAGTATTTCAGCCCCGGAGAAGACGGCTGGATGCACCGCCGCTGCGAGGAAGAACTGAGCCGCAGCCGTGGCAAGACCGAGGGCGGAGACACCAAACGCGAGAACGAAAAGGAGCGCCAGCGCCGCCACCGGCAACGCCGCGCCGACCTGTTCGAAGCCCTGCGCGGTCACGGAATCACGCCGGCCTGGGACACGGCAACGGCAGAGTTACAGGAAGAACTGTCACGCGTAGAAAGCAAGGCCGGTCACGCACCTGTCACGCCACCTGTCACGCGTGACGCAACGGCTATCCATAAGCCAATAACCAATAACCAAGAACCAATAGGGGGGGAGCCCCCATCATCTCCACCAGGATCGCGTGACAGGTCCGGGGCAGAACCCGGCGAATACCTGACCACCCCGACGCCCTACGGCGCCATGGCCAAGCTGCTGCGGGCCCAGGGTCTCGCCGATGCCAACCCCGGCAACCCGGTCCTGCGTGCCTGGGTCGACAAAGGCCTGACCGCCGACGAAGCGATGGC includes:
- a CDS encoding YdaU family protein encodes the protein MNYYPHHIGDYLKDTAHLTMIEDGAYRRLIDLYYLHEQPLPVEKRQVYRLARASSPAEKKAIDTILDEYFSPGEDGWMHRRCEEELSRSRGKTEGGDTKRENEKERQRRHRQRRADLFEALRGHGITPAWDTATAELQEELSRVESKAGHAPVTPPVTRDATAIHKPITNNQEPIGGEPPSSPPGSRDRSGAEPGEYLTTPTPYGAMAKLLRAQGLADANPGNPVLRAWVDKGLTADEAMAGLEAARTSKTAPSPMTWPYLARVLETQRERAAQGVPERSERPATTTERRAAWNAELQAVIGQADNRQPREIDMGVIDATGTHD